Proteins from a single region of bacterium:
- a CDS encoding zinc ribbon domain-containing protein, with the protein MPTYEYECTKCGYKFEKFQKMTEQPVSKCPECKGKVKRLIGLGGGVIFKGPGFYTTEYRSENYKRREREEKTGVASSTGSSSSSCSSCSASSCSTCKK; encoded by the coding sequence ATGCCAACCTATGAATATGAATGCACAAAATGCGGATATAAATTTGAAAAATTCCAGAAAATGACAGAACAACCGGTATCAAAATGTCCGGAATGCAAGGGTAAAGTAAAACGTCTTATTGGACTGGGTGGAGGAGTAATATTTAAGGGACCTGGTTTTTACACAACAGAATACAGAAGTGAGAATTATAAAAGAAGAGAAAGAGAAGAAAAGACAGGTGTTGCTAGCAGTACAGGTAGCAGTTCTTCTTCATGTTCCAGTTGTTCAGCAAGTTCCTGTTCAACCTGTAAAAAATAA
- a CDS encoding DUF523 and DUF1722 domain-containing protein → MQKPKIVLSRCFSEPVRYNGERVNNNFVNRLKEFVDFIDFCPEVDTGLGVPRKRVSIIEIDGLKKLIQTETGKDLTDIITEYSQKVINSLKEIDGFILKAKSPSCGVGSARLYRNNSFIGKTSGFFAEKIKNHFYYLPVEDENRLRDESIREHFLIRIFAFAELRALLNNPTPKNLVDFHTRYKYLLMTYSQRYLKEIGQIVADNSIPFEEKIIRYRQKFYESFLRKPSPKRHINTLMHITGYISKNLNPEEKKHLHSLIERYIKGRLPLNVITELLKSFVYRFGNEYLLYQKYLHPYPEELNV, encoded by the coding sequence ATGCAAAAACCTAAAATTGTTTTAAGTAGGTGTTTTTCTGAGCCAGTGAGATATAATGGAGAGAGGGTTAATAATAATTTTGTGAATAGATTAAAAGAATTTGTTGACTTTATTGACTTCTGTCCTGAAGTTGACACAGGACTTGGAGTACCGAGAAAAAGAGTTTCTATTATAGAGATAGATGGTCTCAAGAAACTAATTCAGACCGAAACAGGAAAAGATTTAACAGATATAATTACAGAATACAGTCAAAAAGTTATAAATTCTTTAAAAGAAATTGATGGATTTATTCTGAAAGCAAAATCACCTTCCTGCGGTGTGGGGTCAGCCAGATTATATAGAAATAATTCCTTTATAGGTAAAACATCCGGATTTTTTGCAGAAAAAATTAAAAACCATTTTTATTACCTGCCTGTTGAAGATGAAAACAGACTAAGGGATGAAAGTATAAGAGAACACTTCCTCATAAGGATTTTTGCATTTGCTGAATTAAGAGCATTACTTAACAATCCAACCCCAAAAAATCTGGTTGATTTTCATACAAGATATAAATATCTCCTTATGACATACAGCCAGAGATATTTGAAAGAGATTGGACAGATTGTAGCAGATAATAGTATACCATTTGAAGAAAAAATTATCAGATACAGACAGAAATTTTATGAAAGTTTTTTGAGAAAGCCATCTCCTAAAAGACATATCAATACCCTGATGCATATAACTGGATATATTTCAAAAAATTTAAACCCAGAAGAAAAAAAACATCTGCACAGTTTAATAGAAAGATATATTAAAGGTAGATTACCACTGAATGTAATAACTGAACTGCTAAAAAGTTTTGTTTACAGATTTGGAAATGAATATCTTCTTTATCAGAAATATCTCCATCCCTATCCTGAAGAATTAAATGTATAA
- a CDS encoding DNA photolyase family protein, with product MYKRAIYWFKRDLRIEDNKAFLECCKQSKEVIPVFIFTPELLEKFKAYDSRLGFIIGCLKNLSEIIRSRGGNLFCYYDSPVNIFDYIISRYKPDGIFTNKAFSWSGEKIEKEVEIFSKKKGISFHPVSDNFLSSINEIPYTKVYSKFYEKWKNILNTVISSAPVIIKTPLIKEPDIYNCISNLKFNNNTYWNVKSGFKKLEIFNFTDYENTRNRIDLDGTSKLSPYIRFGTLSLRRIYRNILKKTGENCQFIKELAWREFWYHIKINFQDFNNLEFQEKRRNIKWQNDEKLINAFMDAKTGYPIIDASIIQFKKEGWMHNRSRMIVANFLTKDLMVDWRIGEKFFMEYLLDYDEVVNVGNWQWSASVGPDPKPLRIFNPIIQAQKFDPDAIFIKKYLPELKNIPSYMLHDPIKFNLPYYKPVVNHFERSMLVKKFYRITDLTG from the coding sequence ATGTATAAAAGGGCTATATACTGGTTTAAGAGAGATTTGCGTATTGAAGATAACAAAGCATTTCTTGAATGTTGTAAACAATCTAAAGAAGTAATCCCTGTATTTATATTCACTCCTGAACTACTTGAAAAATTTAAGGCATATGATAGTAGATTGGGATTTATTATAGGTTGTTTGAAAAATTTATCAGAGATAATAAGAAGCAGGGGAGGTAATCTTTTCTGTTATTATGACTCTCCAGTAAATATCTTTGATTATATTATATCCAGATATAAACCTGATGGTATATTTACCAACAAGGCATTTTCATGGTCGGGGGAAAAGATTGAAAAAGAAGTAGAGATTTTTAGTAAGAAAAAAGGCATTTCCTTCCATCCAGTTTCTGATAATTTCCTTTCTTCAATAAACGAGATTCCTTATACAAAAGTTTATTCAAAATTCTATGAAAAATGGAAGAATATTCTTAATACTGTTATTTCCTCCGCGCCTGTAATTATAAAAACACCTTTAATAAAAGAACCTGATATTTATAACTGTATATCTAACTTAAAATTCAATAATAACACTTACTGGAATGTAAAATCTGGATTTAAAAAATTAGAAATATTCAATTTTACTGATTACGAAAATACCAGAAATAGAATTGATTTAGATGGGACATCTAAACTCTCTCCTTATATAAGGTTTGGGACACTTTCTCTCAGAAGGATATACAGAAATATCTTAAAAAAGACAGGTGAAAACTGCCAGTTTATTAAAGAACTGGCATGGCGAGAATTCTGGTACCATATAAAAATAAATTTTCAGGATTTTAATAATTTAGAGTTTCAGGAAAAAAGAAGAAATATAAAATGGCAGAATGATGAAAAACTTATAAATGCTTTTATGGATGCTAAAACAGGATATCCCATTATAGATGCATCTATAATTCAATTTAAAAAGGAAGGGTGGATGCATAACCGTTCAAGGATGATTGTTGCCAATTTCCTGACAAAAGATTTAATGGTGGACTGGAGAATTGGTGAGAAATTTTTTATGGAATACCTCCTGGATTATGATGAAGTTGTAAATGTTGGTAACTGGCAGTGGAGCGCCTCAGTTGGGCCTGACCCAAAACCATTAAGAATATTTAATCCTATCATTCAGGCTCAAAAATTTGACCCTGATGCTATATTTATAAAAAAATATTTACCTGAACTTAAAAACATTCCTTCTTATATGTTACATGACCCCATAAAATTTAATCTGCCTTATTATAAACCAGTAGTAAATCACTTTGAGAGAAGTATGCTTGTGAAAAAGTTTTATAGAATTACAGATTTGACAGGATAG
- a CDS encoding aspartate 1-decarboxylase, with the protein MFRCMCRCKIKGGKVTDKNIYYEGSITIDKDILNTSGILPGEMVYVLNINNGARISTYTIEGESGSGIICLNGPSARYFEKEDEIIILAVSFVNEEELKKGWNLKIIELVENNRIKRD; encoded by the coding sequence ATGTTTAGATGTATGTGTAGATGTAAAATAAAAGGTGGAAAAGTAACAGATAAAAATATCTATTATGAGGGAAGTATTACTATTGATAAAGATATTCTTAATACTTCAGGAATACTCCCTGGGGAAATGGTATATGTCCTTAATATAAACAATGGAGCAAGAATTTCAACCTACACAATAGAAGGAGAAAGTGGCTCTGGAATTATTTGCCTTAATGGCCCTTCTGCAAGATATTTTGAAAAAGAAGATGAGATTATTATACTTGCTGTATCTTTTGTCAATGAAGAAGAATTAAAGAAGGGATGGAATCTTAAAATAATAGAACTTGTAGAGAATAACAGGATAAAGAGAGATTGA
- the lnt gene encoding apolipoprotein N-acyltransferase, with protein sequence MKNKSTGFSLRLILSLTSGILFIFAFPPFNLWQIAFFSLIPLLIASREKDSKNFLIGLIGGFTFYSISFFWLYKLAGPVYLFLALYLSIYWGLFLYLIFVLPATGRIFTAGALWFFLEIIISYLLTGFPWLLAGLSQWNNSYLIKLAGIFGIYGLSFIVISGNFTIFYSFQKRHFVSWSISVIIFVTLFFSHFPQSLSTKNKGETLKVMVVQPNIDSFHRNPEKDIEKAKTMTIEYLKKEKVDVIVWPEGIYPDIIIQNIDIINDLKKITKKYNVGIILGTFTGNDKEIFNSALLIEGENIQIYNKTHLVPYGEFIPGGRMKVITRIFEKMAGYIPYIKQGSELVPLSFRDRKIGVLICFENIFPYITATLTENEAELFVVITNDGWSKISTGPYQHFIHNPIRAVETGRYFIQSSLTGISGIISKNGSVENILSRSGSYLFIDGVIIQNIPVVQGKTLYSSFRDIPLFVLSVLITGLSICRKK encoded by the coding sequence TTGAAAAACAAAAGCACCGGGTTTTCTCTCCGTTTAATACTCAGTTTAACAAGTGGCATTTTGTTTATTTTTGCTTTCCCCCCTTTCAATCTATGGCAAATAGCATTCTTTTCTCTAATTCCACTTTTGATAGCGAGTAGAGAAAAAGATAGTAAAAATTTTTTAATCGGACTTATTGGCGGATTCACCTTTTACTCCATCTCTTTTTTCTGGTTATATAAATTAGCAGGTCCTGTGTATCTTTTCCTTGCTCTATATCTTTCTATATACTGGGGGCTTTTCCTTTATCTTATTTTTGTATTACCTGCAACAGGAAGAATATTTACTGCAGGGGCTCTCTGGTTCTTTTTAGAGATTATTATTTCCTATCTTTTAACTGGCTTTCCATGGCTTCTTGCCGGACTTTCTCAATGGAATAATTCATATCTAATCAAATTAGCAGGTATATTTGGCATATATGGACTTTCTTTTATAGTTATCTCAGGCAATTTTACAATATTTTATTCCTTCCAAAAACGCCACTTTGTATCATGGTCTATCTCTGTTATCATTTTTGTAACCTTATTTTTCTCACATTTTCCACAATCTCTCTCTACAAAAAACAAAGGAGAAACCTTAAAAGTAATGGTTGTACAGCCAAATATAGATAGTTTCCATAGAAATCCAGAAAAAGATATTGAAAAAGCGAAGACAATGACTATTGAATATTTAAAAAAAGAAAAGGTGGATGTCATTGTCTGGCCTGAAGGTATATATCCCGATATTATTATCCAGAATATAGATATTATTAATGACCTGAAAAAAATTACGAAAAAATATAATGTGGGAATTATACTCGGAACTTTTACAGGAAATGATAAAGAGATATTTAACTCTGCTTTACTTATTGAAGGAGAAAATATACAGATATATAATAAAACACATCTTGTCCCCTATGGAGAATTTATCCCTGGTGGCAGGATGAAAGTAATAACCAGAATATTTGAAAAAATGGCTGGATATATCCCATATATCAAACAAGGCAGTGAATTAGTACCTTTATCTTTTAGAGATAGAAAGATAGGCGTTTTGATATGTTTTGAGAATATATTTCCTTATATTACTGCTACACTCACTGAAAATGAAGCAGAATTATTTGTTGTGATTACAAATGATGGATGGTCTAAAATCTCTACAGGTCCTTATCAACATTTTATACACAATCCCATCAGAGCAGTAGAAACAGGAAGATATTTTATTCAGAGTTCACTTACAGGTATAAGCGGAATTATTTCTAAGAATGGGTCTGTTGAAAATATTTTAAGTAGAAGTGGTAGTTACTTATTCATAGATGGAGTTATCATCCAGAATATACCAGTAGTACAGGGTAAAACATTATACTCAAGTTTCAGAGATATTCCATTATTTGTTCTGTCTGTTCTTATTACAGGATTATCCATATGCAGAAAAAAATAG
- the rnc gene encoding ribonuclease III — translation MQKKIEELEAVIEYRFKRKHLVEEALTHPSCENNISYERLEFLGDIVLDAIVGIHLFKEFPSAPESFLTDLKAAYVNKKYLHNTGENIKLQRFIQHRTSGIPSLDNFIEAIIGAIYIDSGWKKAETFVKKFILNKKIEPIQNYKNILSSIARRNFKTEPIYELISEKGPPHKKVYTVKVKIKGKKYVGKGIAGNKKEAGMLAAKQLLEKLGFI, via the coding sequence ATGCAGAAAAAAATAGAGGAACTGGAAGCCGTTATAGAATATAGATTTAAAAGGAAACATCTTGTAGAGGAAGCTCTTACACATCCTTCCTGTGAAAATAATATATCTTATGAACGGCTTGAATTTTTAGGAGATATTGTACTTGATGCCATTGTAGGAATACATCTTTTTAAAGAATTTCCATCTGCACCTGAATCCTTTTTAACAGACCTCAAAGCGGCATATGTGAATAAGAAATATCTACATAATACTGGAGAGAATATAAAACTACAAAGGTTTATACAGCACAGAACATCCGGAATCCCTTCATTAGATAACTTTATTGAAGCAATTATAGGTGCGATATATATTGACAGCGGATGGAAGAAAGCAGAAACGTTTGTAAAGAAATTCATACTCAATAAAAAAATAGAACCGATACAGAATTATAAAAATATCCTATCTTCTATTGCAAGAAGAAATTTTAAAACAGAACCGATATATGAACTTATATCAGAGAAGGGACCTCCACATAAAAAGGTATATACAGTGAAGGTTAAAATAAAAGGGAAAAAATACGTAGGTAAAGGTATTGCAGGGAATAAGAAAGAAGCAGGAATGTTAGCAGCAAAACAACTTTTAGAGAAATTAGGTTTTATATAA
- the yidC gene encoding membrane protein insertase YidC, which translates to MDKIREEVRLIIAVALALIIIIVFGRIKAPRQETSQNPVPQSTISVKETPSERDVLLPTPSEKTGEEKIYEDSLYIIKYTLNGGIINNIGIKKYRKEKEKALTIFDGTDILLLSSLDEPDDAYQPYSSTISENTLCFQSFKEDVLIEKIINVPSELHTFRTTINISNKGKDTKYLKNYILSTGTFNISTPYMKTRTDREYTPPEILIKDNGKVQKINIARIKKSSVYENTEWIALKQRYGLLFIKPLHPQKCFISISTDNFIRTGFLYDNLEVLSGETKNIGLSIYAGPSDYFVAKNEVKEKEIFGTGFFSLMGRFLFTILSYIHRVIPNWGWAIIILTLIIKIVFFPLTQKSLRSMKALQKLRPYLQDIQKKYKDNPQQMQKELMNLYREYKINPFGGCLPMFVQFPIFIGFFIALRNSVFLRGAPFILWIKDLSVPDTIIKISGFPLNLLPLIMAATSFYQQKLTPQEPSQKALTYMMPVMFLVLFYNFSSGLLLYWTTMNLAGVIEQYYVHKK; encoded by the coding sequence ATGGATAAGATAAGAGAAGAAGTTCGGCTAATTATTGCTGTTGCTCTTGCACTCATTATAATTATTGTTTTCGGGAGAATAAAAGCACCACGGCAAGAAACTTCTCAAAACCCAGTACCACAATCAACAATATCAGTTAAAGAAACACCTTCAGAAAGAGATGTTTTATTGCCGACACCCTCTGAAAAAACAGGAGAGGAGAAGATATATGAAGATTCTCTTTACATCATAAAATATACTCTTAATGGCGGAATAATCAATAATATCGGTATTAAGAAATATAGAAAAGAGAAAGAAAAAGCTCTTACCATTTTTGATGGGACAGATATTTTACTCTTATCTTCTCTTGATGAACCAGATGATGCATATCAACCATATTCTTCAACCATATCAGAAAACACATTGTGTTTTCAATCTTTTAAAGAAGATGTCCTGATAGAAAAGATTATAAATGTTCCTTCCGAACTTCATACTTTCAGGACTACAATAAATATCTCTAACAAAGGGAAGGATACAAAATATCTTAAAAATTATATACTCTCAACAGGTACATTTAATATCTCTACTCCATATATGAAAACTCGTACTGATAGAGAATATACACCACCTGAAATTCTCATAAAGGATAATGGAAAAGTTCAAAAGATTAATATCGCAAGAATTAAGAAAAGTTCTGTATATGAAAATACTGAGTGGATTGCATTGAAACAGAGATATGGACTACTTTTTATCAAACCATTGCACCCTCAGAAATGTTTTATATCTATCTCAACAGATAATTTCATAAGAACTGGTTTTCTTTATGATAATTTGGAAGTGCTTTCAGGAGAGACAAAAAATATAGGACTTTCCATTTATGCAGGTCCTTCTGACTATTTTGTGGCTAAAAATGAAGTAAAAGAAAAGGAAATATTCGGAACAGGTTTTTTCTCATTAATGGGAAGGTTTTTATTTACTATCCTTTCTTATATACACCGCGTTATTCCTAACTGGGGTTGGGCTATAATAATTCTTACATTGATTATAAAAATTGTATTCTTCCCGCTTACTCAAAAAAGTTTAAGGTCAATGAAGGCACTTCAGAAGTTAAGACCATATCTTCAGGATATCCAGAAAAAATATAAAGATAATCCTCAGCAGATGCAGAAAGAACTTATGAATCTTTACAGAGAATATAAGATAAATCCTTTTGGGGGATGCCTTCCTATGTTTGTACAATTTCCCATATTTATTGGTTTCTTTATAGCCCTGCGGAATTCTGTATTTTTAAGAGGAGCGCCGTTTATCCTCTGGATAAAAGACCTATCTGTACCTGATACCATCATAAAAATATCTGGTTTCCCATTAAATCTTTTACCTTTAATAATGGCTGCTACTTCATTCTATCAACAGAAACTTACACCACAAGAGCCATCACAGAAAGCACTTACTTATATGATGCCTGTTATGTTCCTGGTGCTATTTTATAACTTTTCATCAGGACTTCTTCTATACTGGACGACTATGAATTTAGCAGGAGTTATAGAACAGTATTATGTGCATAAGAAATAA
- the yidD gene encoding membrane protein insertion efficiency factor YidD: MRQILIFFIKGYKIFIATFLGRRCRFYPSCSAFTIEAIEKFGAVKGTVLGIKRILKCHPFNEGGYDPVERYG; encoded by the coding sequence ATGCGACAGATATTAATCTTTTTTATAAAGGGTTATAAAATTTTTATTGCAACATTTTTGGGAAGAAGATGTAGATTTTATCCAAGTTGCTCTGCCTTTACAATAGAAGCGATAGAAAAATTTGGTGCTGTAAAAGGAACTGTTTTAGGTATAAAAAGAATATTGAAATGCCATCCTTTTAATGAAGGGGGATATGACCCTGTGGAGAGATATGGATAA
- a CDS encoding ribonuclease P protein component translates to MRIKRKILLLKEKSKHYKTSWFKICILPLEHYKIGFLTSSKIGKASQRNYTKRIIREFWRKQFKKGDYLFILYKVINRKEIGAFLTELERVAKKIKCDRY, encoded by the coding sequence ATGCGAATAAAAAGAAAAATACTTCTCCTGAAAGAAAAAAGTAAACATTACAAAACGTCATGGTTTAAAATCTGTATACTTCCTTTAGAACACTATAAAATAGGATTTCTTACAAGTAGTAAAATAGGCAAAGCATCACAGAGAAATTATACCAAGCGGATTATAAGAGAATTCTGGCGAAAACAGTTTAAAAAAGGGGATTATTTATTTATTCTATATAAAGTTATTAATAGAAAAGAGATAGGGGCTTTTCTTACAGAACTTGAAAGAGTGGCGAAGAAAATAAAATGCGACAGATATTAA
- the rpmH gene encoding 50S ribosomal protein L34 — protein MSVTYKPHKLKKKRKVGFLARMRTKSGRKVINNRRRKGRARLACE, from the coding sequence ATGTCTGTAACATATAAACCACATAAACTGAAGAAAAAGAGAAAAGTGGGGTTTTTGGCAAGGATGCGTACGAAAAGCGGTAGAAAGGTTATAAATAACAGGAGGAGAAAAGGAAGAGCACGACTTGCATGCGAATAA
- the surE gene encoding 5'/3'-nucleotidase SurE, with amino-acid sequence MKTVLLTNDDGVYSEGLKVLWKYLKTRYNVYVVVPETEKSAIAHAINLFVPLKIKKVAVEKGYKGWIVNGTPVDCVKIGVSSILKKKPDMVVSGINPQSNMGMDILYSGTVSAAAEGAILGIPSFAVSLDCGKSYCFDTAAKMALKIIKDMEDIKIPPDTIININVPDRPLSKIKGICVTYQSKARYEEEYEERKDPRGNSYYWLKGIFRRLDNEKESDVEKVKEGYVSVTPLHLDLTNYRFFLYLQKSLKISL; translated from the coding sequence ATGAAAACCGTACTACTTACAAATGATGATGGGGTTTACTCAGAGGGGTTGAAGGTTCTCTGGAAATATCTGAAGACGAGATACAATGTATATGTTGTTGTTCCTGAAACAGAAAAAAGTGCTATCGCCCATGCTATTAATCTTTTTGTACCACTCAAAATAAAAAAGGTAGCAGTAGAAAAAGGATATAAGGGGTGGATAGTAAATGGAACTCCTGTTGATTGTGTTAAAATTGGAGTGAGTTCAATACTGAAGAAAAAGCCAGATATGGTGGTGTCTGGTATAAATCCTCAGTCAAATATGGGAATGGATATACTCTATTCAGGTACTGTTTCTGCTGCTGCAGAGGGTGCTATATTAGGTATCCCCTCTTTTGCTGTTTCTCTTGATTGTGGAAAAAGTTACTGTTTTGATACAGCGGCAAAGATGGCATTAAAAATAATAAAGGACATGGAAGATATTAAAATTCCACCGGATACAATTATTAATATCAATGTTCCTGATAGACCTCTTTCAAAAATAAAGGGTATATGTGTTACTTATCAGAGTAAAGCAAGATATGAGGAAGAGTATGAGGAACGCAAGGACCCCCGTGGTAATTCATATTACTGGCTTAAAGGTATATTTAGAAGATTAGATAATGAAAAAGAAAGTGATGTAGAAAAAGTTAAGGAAGGATATGTATCTGTGACTCCTTTACATCTTGATTTGACCAATTACAGATTTTTTTTATATCTACAGAAAAGTTTGAAGATATCTCTTTAA
- a CDS encoding UTP--glucose-1-phosphate uridylyltransferase: MSERKIIELLEEYGQGHIIHHIGLLNEKEKDIFIQNLNTMNFKLVFQLYEEFSKEKEEKKYREIKPHPIIDIKLYESEKEGILPVGEESIRNGETAVMIVAGGQGSRLGYPYPKGMYPISPIKNKSLFQIFSEKLLMLSMKYNVKIPLLIMTNPETYGLIQEFFRENKFFGLDGKNVYFFNQDILPSLTPDRKLIIKDKTSIFANPDGHGGSLKAVYQSGFIERMEKQGVKRIFYCHIDNPLVNVNDPVFLGWHIKQGAEFSLKVVKKRNPEEKVGHFVMADGKPRIIEYIEFPDELRNQKDINGNLIFWAGSIGIHFIETSFIRKLNLGGFILPYHRQIKKAKIGNEEKEIWKFETFVFDAIPFANKVCCVETLREDEFAPLKNKEGEDSPEEVKKAMLNFYRKKLQETGIKVSPDVNVEISSLCDIDTIKEKIKCKEITEDRYIE, from the coding sequence ATGTCGGAAAGAAAAATAATTGAGTTATTGGAAGAATATGGACAGGGGCATATTATACATCATATCGGACTGCTTAATGAAAAAGAGAAAGATATTTTTATTCAAAATCTCAATACTATGAATTTTAAACTTGTCTTTCAGTTATATGAAGAATTTTCAAAAGAAAAAGAAGAAAAAAAATATAGAGAAATTAAGCCACATCCTATAATAGACATTAAACTTTATGAGAGTGAAAAAGAGGGGATACTGCCAGTAGGAGAAGAGAGTATTAGAAATGGTGAAACAGCAGTGATGATTGTAGCGGGAGGACAGGGTTCACGACTTGGTTATCCTTATCCAAAAGGGATGTACCCTATCTCTCCTATCAAGAATAAGTCCCTGTTTCAGATATTTTCTGAGAAGTTGCTTATGCTTTCCATGAAATATAATGTAAAAATTCCGTTGCTTATAATGACAAATCCTGAAACTTATGGTCTTATACAGGAATTTTTCAGAGAAAATAAATTTTTTGGTCTTGATGGGAAAAACGTTTACTTTTTCAATCAGGATATCCTGCCTTCTTTAACACCTGATAGAAAACTTATAATAAAGGATAAAACTTCTATATTTGCAAATCCAGATGGACATGGTGGTTCGCTTAAAGCAGTATATCAATCAGGATTTATAGAGAGAATGGAAAAACAGGGGGTAAAGAGAATTTTTTACTGTCATATAGATAATCCTCTGGTGAATGTTAATGACCCTGTTTTTCTTGGATGGCATATAAAACAGGGTGCAGAGTTTTCACTTAAAGTAGTGAAAAAAAGGAATCCTGAAGAAAAGGTAGGACATTTTGTTATGGCTGATGGTAAACCACGAATTATTGAATATATAGAATTTCCTGATGAATTAAGAAATCAGAAAGATATTAATGGCAACCTTATATTCTGGGCAGGAAGTATTGGAATACACTTCATAGAGACATCTTTTATTAGAAAACTCAACCTGGGTGGTTTTATCCTGCCCTATCACAGACAGATAAAAAAAGCAAAGATAGGTAATGAAGAAAAAGAGATATGGAAGTTTGAAACATTTGTTTTTGATGCGATCCCCTTTGCAAATAAGGTATGTTGTGTAGAAACACTTAGAGAAGATGAGTTTGCTCCTCTTAAAAATAAAGAGGGTGAGGATTCCCCAGAAGAAGTAAAAAAAGCGATGTTGAACTTTTACAGAAAGAAATTGCAAGAAACAGGAATAAAAGTATCTCCTGATGTGAATGTGGAAATAAGTTCCTTATGTGATATAGATACTATAAAAGAAAAAATCAAGTGTAAAGAAATTACCGAAGATAGATATATAGAATAA
- the miaA gene encoding tRNA (adenosine(37)-N6)-dimethylallyltransferase MiaA, which translates to MGMLIKAKTLLIVIGGPTGIGKSSIAYNLALKLNGEIISADSMQFYREINIGTDKVPLWMREKVSHHLIDFLSIYDDFDVYQFIKLATEKIDEILKKGRIPIVVGGSGLYLRSLLKGIFYIPDEMKEKQRDIRNNLEREPTEKLYHMLQKIDPSLVKVLHPNDRKRIRRALEVYQLTGRTMSSLQKEKTSPLPENIHTYYYILTRDRVEMYNIIEKRVERMFENGWVREVEELKIKGYEEYLKKKAPIGYKEIMEYLDGRYNINELKELIKKKTKNLAKRQLTWFKKEDGIWIKIEGEGEKIVSEITEKIRRVI; encoded by the coding sequence ATGGGTATGCTTATTAAAGCAAAAACATTGCTGATAGTAATAGGTGGACCTACTGGTATTGGGAAATCATCCATCGCATATAATCTTGCCCTAAAACTAAACGGAGAAATTATATCTGCAGATAGTATGCAGTTTTACAGAGAAATAAATATAGGGACAGATAAAGTTCCTTTATGGATGAGAGAAAAAGTGTCTCATCATTTAATTGACTTTCTCTCTATATATGATGATTTTGATGTATATCAGTTCATAAAACTAGCAACAGAAAAAATAGATGAGATATTGAAAAAAGGTAGAATACCCATAGTAGTAGGTGGTAGCGGTCTATACTTAAGAAGTTTACTGAAAGGTATTTTTTATATTCCTGACGAGATGAAAGAGAAACAGAGAGACATAAGAAATAATCTTGAAAGAGAACCAACAGAAAAACTATATCATATGCTTCAAAAAATTGACCCTTCACTCGTGAAAGTGCTCCATCCTAATGATAGGAAAAGGATAAGACGGGCACTGGAGGTATATCAACTTACAGGAAGGACTATGAGTTCTTTACAGAAAGAAAAGACCTCTCCACTTCCAGAAAATATTCACACATATTATTATATACTGACAAGAGATAGAGTCGAGATGTATAATATAATAGAAAAGCGGGTAGAAAGGATGTTTGAAAATGGCTGGGTTAGAGAAGTAGAAGAACTAAAGATAAAGGGTTATGAGGAATATCTGAAAAAGAAAGCACCTATAGGTTATAAGGAAATTATGGAATATCTTGATGGTAGATACAATATAAATGAGTTAAAAGAACTTATAAAGAAAAAAACAAAAAATTTGGCAAAAAGACAATTAACATGGTTTAAAAAAGAAGATGGGATATGGATTAAAATTGAAGGGGAAGGAGAAAAAATAGTCAGTGAAATAACAGAAAAGATAAGGAGGGTGATATGA